One part of the Tunicatimonas pelagia genome encodes these proteins:
- a CDS encoding SulP family inorganic anion transporter: MKPNYNFAQHLREDIPASLVVFLVALPLCLGIALASGAPLLSGLVTGIIGGLVVGLLSGSNLAVSGPAAGLTVIVLDGIEAIGSFEGFLCAVILAGAIQVALGMVKAGVIGHYFPSAVIRGMLAAIGLILILKQIPHFLGIDQDFFGDIAFFQADGRNTFSEIGYAFSHLRWGALLVGSVSLGAIILWKQPFIKKSPLAIAPGALVAVLLGVLVNQLLVTFAPNLAIQAEHLVQLPVIRGINDIQQELDFPDFSQMFQLTTVRTAITIAIIASVETLLSIEATDKLDPEKHRTPLNRELRAQGIGNMIAGLIGGIPMTAVIVRSTANISAGGKTKMAAFFHGILLISCTLLIPNILNMIPLAALAAVLLNVGYKLTKPILYKKQWNLGYDQFIPFIVTILAILFTDLLVGIAIGMAVGFYYILRANYSTPFSFITQDKDTHNHYEIHLSEHVSFLNKASLAKALDQLPPGSVVEIYGDNTKYVDYDVIEAIYEYQHIAEERNVTVSLINMPLEGVHGMLVNKEVQPLSEAVAAGHSY, from the coding sequence ATGAAACCTAACTATAATTTCGCTCAGCACCTGAGGGAAGACATACCCGCTTCATTAGTCGTTTTCTTGGTTGCCCTTCCTCTTTGTTTGGGAATTGCCCTTGCTTCGGGAGCACCTCTGCTCTCAGGCTTGGTAACCGGTATCATTGGTGGTTTGGTGGTGGGCTTGCTGAGTGGTTCTAATTTGGCAGTGAGTGGGCCGGCTGCTGGACTCACGGTGATCGTACTGGATGGTATTGAGGCTATCGGCTCATTTGAAGGTTTTTTATGTGCAGTAATATTGGCGGGGGCTATTCAGGTAGCATTAGGAATGGTAAAGGCGGGGGTAATTGGTCACTACTTCCCTTCGGCCGTAATTCGGGGAATGCTGGCCGCTATTGGGCTTATTCTTATTCTCAAGCAAATTCCACATTTCCTGGGAATTGATCAAGATTTTTTCGGCGACATTGCTTTCTTTCAAGCAGATGGGAGGAATACGTTTTCAGAAATCGGTTATGCGTTCAGTCACCTCCGATGGGGGGCACTGCTGGTTGGCAGCGTATCGTTAGGAGCAATTATTCTCTGGAAGCAACCGTTTATCAAAAAATCCCCTCTTGCTATTGCTCCTGGCGCACTGGTGGCCGTACTCCTGGGGGTATTGGTTAATCAGCTACTGGTTACCTTTGCCCCTAACTTGGCTATTCAAGCGGAGCACTTAGTGCAGTTGCCTGTCATTAGAGGCATAAATGATATTCAGCAGGAACTAGACTTTCCTGATTTTTCTCAGATGTTTCAACTAACTACGGTTCGCACGGCCATTACCATTGCGATTATTGCTAGTGTTGAGACCTTGCTGAGCATTGAAGCTACCGACAAACTTGATCCCGAGAAGCATCGCACTCCCCTTAACCGGGAGTTACGCGCGCAGGGAATTGGAAATATGATTGCAGGTTTGATTGGAGGAATTCCAATGACGGCAGTTATCGTTCGGAGTACGGCAAATATTAGTGCGGGGGGCAAAACCAAGATGGCCGCCTTCTTTCACGGAATATTACTGATCTCTTGTACACTGCTTATTCCCAATATCCTGAACATGATTCCGTTAGCTGCCTTAGCGGCAGTACTATTAAATGTGGGCTATAAATTAACCAAGCCTATTCTGTACAAAAAGCAGTGGAATTTGGGCTACGATCAGTTTATCCCATTCATTGTTACCATATTGGCTATTCTATTCACCGATTTGCTAGTTGGAATTGCCATCGGTATGGCGGTTGGTTTTTACTACATTCTTCGGGCTAACTATAGCACGCCTTTTTCGTTTATTACTCAGGACAAAGATACGCACAACCACTACGAAATTCATCTGAGCGAGCACGTATCTTTTTTGAACAAGGCCAGCCTAGCTAAGGCACTGGATCAACTGCCCCCCGGATCGGTAGTAGAAATCTACGGTGATAATACGAAGTATGTTGACTACGACGTGATTGAAGCTATTTACGAATACCAGCATATTGCAGAAGAACGAAACGTGACTGTATCGTTAATCAATATGCCGTTGGAGGGGGTACACGGAATGCTGGTGAATAAGGAAGTACAACCGCTGTCTGAAGCAGTTGCAGCTGGTCATTCTTACTAA
- the lhgO gene encoding L-2-hydroxyglutarate oxidase yields MEYDIVIIGGGIVGLATALKLKEKRPQLKLAVLDKETKVAAHQTGHNSGVIHSGVYYKPGSLKATNCIRGYQMLLDFCQQHEVPHECCGKVIVATRPSELPQLDKIQERGAANGLTGLKRLAKEEIAEYEPHINGLEAIFVPQTGIIDYTAVCQKYAELMQKQDGLLFLDRKVLDIRTHISGSTIITNHGTFTARVIVNCAGLYSDKVAQMMRPDVNVKIVPFRGEYYELKEEKQYLVKNLIYPVPDPAFPFLGVHFTRMIGGGIEAGPNAVLAFRREGYTKSDVHVGELSETITWPGFQKVARKYWRTGLGEMYRSFSKSAFTKALQHLIPDVQEDDLVPGGAGVRAQACDRNGGLLDDFKIMEDEYAVHVLNAPSPAATSSLSIGQTVSELVLPRFNQKRAAFSA; encoded by the coding sequence GTGGAGTACGATATTGTTATTATTGGAGGCGGAATCGTAGGATTAGCGACTGCCCTCAAGCTAAAGGAGAAGCGTCCTCAGCTAAAACTGGCGGTGCTCGATAAGGAAACCAAAGTAGCCGCTCACCAAACTGGTCATAATAGCGGAGTCATTCACTCGGGAGTTTATTACAAGCCCGGTAGTTTGAAGGCTACCAATTGTATTCGGGGTTATCAAATGCTACTCGACTTCTGCCAGCAGCATGAAGTCCCTCATGAATGCTGTGGTAAAGTGATTGTAGCCACCCGACCGTCGGAGTTGCCTCAGCTAGACAAAATTCAGGAACGCGGTGCTGCTAATGGACTAACGGGATTAAAGCGTTTAGCAAAAGAAGAAATAGCTGAGTACGAACCTCACATAAATGGGTTAGAAGCCATTTTTGTACCCCAAACTGGCATTATTGACTACACAGCTGTCTGCCAGAAATATGCTGAACTGATGCAAAAGCAGGACGGATTGCTATTTCTGGATCGTAAGGTGCTAGACATCAGAACCCATATTAGTGGTAGTACAATTATTACCAATCACGGAACGTTTACTGCCCGAGTCATCGTAAACTGCGCGGGACTTTACTCCGATAAAGTCGCGCAAATGATGCGTCCTGATGTCAACGTGAAAATTGTTCCGTTCCGAGGAGAATACTACGAGCTGAAAGAAGAGAAGCAGTACTTGGTTAAAAACCTGATCTATCCAGTGCCTGATCCGGCGTTTCCATTCTTGGGAGTACATTTCACGCGTATGATTGGCGGAGGAATAGAAGCGGGGCCCAACGCAGTATTAGCCTTCCGGCGCGAAGGGTACACCAAATCTGACGTTCATGTAGGTGAGCTAAGCGAAACAATTACCTGGCCTGGTTTTCAGAAAGTGGCTCGTAAATACTGGCGTACCGGTTTGGGTGAAATGTACCGCTCGTTTTCCAAATCAGCGTTTACTAAAGCATTACAGCATCTGATTCCTGATGTACAAGAAGATGATCTGGTTCCAGGTGGAGCTGGGGTACGGGCACAGGCATGTGACCGGAATGGTGGACTGCTCGATGACTTTAAGATTATGGAAGATGAGTACGCCGTACACGTGCTCAATGCTCCGTCGCCCGCTGCTACTTCTTCTCTTTCTATTGGTCAAACCGTTTCCGAATTAGTTTTACCAAGGTTCAATCAGAAGAGAGCCGCCTTCTCAGCATAA
- the moeB gene encoding molybdopterin-synthase adenylyltransferase MoeB, whose translation MIFTKEELERYSRHLIIPDFNIEGQRKLKAAKVLVVGSGGLGAPLLSYLVAAGVGNIGIVDFDTVDESNLQRQILFTVDDVERPKVEAAAERLRKQNPFVNIKTYNTVLTSQNALDIIKDYDVVADGTDNFPTRYLVNDACVLLNKVNVYASIFRFEGQASVFNYTDKDGSVGPNYRDLFPSPPPPGLVPSCAEGGVLGVLPGILGSLQANEVIKVITGIGETLSGRLFLFDALSFETRTLKIHRNPDNPLNGENPTQAELIDYEQFCGIPTQEEKSKVKEISARELYELIEGKKDFQLLDVREPYEYDIANLGGELIPLNQIEEQAERVASNKQVIVHCRSGKRSQQAIKQLEKKHGFTNLYNLRGGLLAWAEEIDDRVAKY comes from the coding sequence ATCATATTCACCAAAGAAGAGCTAGAGCGATATAGCCGTCACCTTATTATTCCCGATTTTAATATTGAGGGGCAACGTAAGCTAAAAGCAGCAAAAGTACTGGTAGTAGGCAGCGGAGGATTGGGAGCACCACTACTATCCTACTTAGTAGCCGCCGGGGTTGGCAACATCGGTATTGTAGATTTTGACACCGTAGACGAAAGCAACTTACAGCGTCAGATATTATTCACGGTAGATGACGTGGAGCGACCCAAGGTGGAAGCCGCCGCCGAACGACTTCGTAAGCAAAATCCATTTGTCAATATCAAAACCTACAATACGGTGCTCACTTCCCAAAATGCGCTAGATATTATTAAAGATTACGATGTAGTAGCCGATGGTACCGATAATTTCCCTACTCGCTATCTGGTGAATGATGCTTGTGTACTGCTAAACAAAGTCAACGTATACGCCTCAATTTTCCGGTTTGAGGGGCAAGCCTCAGTGTTCAACTATACTGACAAGGATGGCAGTGTTGGCCCCAATTACCGCGACTTATTTCCTTCTCCACCTCCGCCAGGCTTAGTGCCTAGTTGTGCTGAGGGCGGAGTACTCGGTGTGCTGCCCGGTATCTTGGGAAGTTTGCAAGCCAACGAAGTCATCAAAGTAATTACCGGAATAGGCGAAACACTTTCGGGGCGACTTTTCCTATTTGATGCATTGAGCTTTGAAACCCGTACCCTGAAAATTCACCGCAATCCGGACAATCCACTCAATGGCGAAAACCCCACCCAAGCTGAGCTGATTGATTACGAGCAGTTCTGCGGCATTCCCACTCAGGAAGAAAAATCAAAGGTCAAGGAAATCAGCGCACGAGAATTATACGAGCTAATTGAAGGTAAAAAAGATTTCCAACTACTCGATGTACGCGAACCCTACGAGTACGATATTGCCAACCTAGGGGGAGAGCTTATTCCACTAAACCAAATAGAAGAGCAAGCAGAAAGGGTTGCCTCCAATAAGCAAGTGATCGTACACTGCCGCAGTGGCAAACGCAGCCAGCAAGCCATTAAACAACTAGAGAAAAAACACGGCTTCACCAACCTCTACAACCTCCGAGGCGGTCTCCTTGCTTGGGCTGAAGAGATTGATGATCGTGTAGCCAAATATTAA
- the folK gene encoding 2-amino-4-hydroxy-6-hydroxymethyldihydropteridine diphosphokinase, translating to MKVIKGIYVLLGSNLEDRGKNLQQAREHIVQQVGSIIRTSGIYETEAWGVLDQPLFYNQVIQIDTDLGHEDLLRALQNIEQKIGKVKVGKWRERLIDIDLLYYGNRLVRTATLTVPHPEIQNRRFTLAPLVELIPNEVHPVLLQSHQKLLAATPDTLEVWLVGSRNRVGGRPEAGDRK from the coding sequence GTGAAGGTAATTAAGGGAATTTATGTGTTATTAGGTAGCAATCTGGAAGATCGGGGTAAAAATCTTCAACAGGCACGGGAACATATTGTTCAGCAGGTAGGCAGTATCATACGTACCTCCGGCATTTACGAAACCGAAGCCTGGGGAGTATTGGATCAGCCCCTATTTTATAATCAGGTAATTCAGATAGATACTGACCTGGGGCACGAAGACTTGCTACGCGCTTTGCAAAATATTGAGCAAAAAATAGGTAAGGTGAAGGTCGGCAAATGGCGGGAGCGCTTGATTGACATTGACCTGCTTTACTACGGCAACCGCCTCGTCCGCACTGCTACGCTTACCGTACCGCACCCCGAAATACAGAACCGTCGGTTTACGCTAGCTCCACTGGTTGAGCTAATTCCCAATGAAGTGCATCCAGTGCTTCTTCAGTCGCATCAGAAGTTGCTAGCAGCTACGCCAGATACGTTGGAGGTGTGGTTAGTGGGAAGCCGGAACCGCGTCGGCGGCCGACCGGAAGCCGGCGACCGAAAATAG
- the sppA gene encoding signal peptide peptidase SppA: MIFLRNVLATLVGLILFFGLIFAIFGGIIAAASQEPEVEVKENSVLHLKLNKPIVERKMDDPFSELPLPGFDDGTIGLLQIRSAIQAAKEDESIKGIYLDAGLSLGGFASLEEIRNDLIDFKESGKFILSYSDFLSEQAYYIASVADELYIHPDWGGVEFNGFMMETVFIKETLDKLGLKPEIFRVGDFKSAIEPLTRTSMSDSSRAQTVSFLNSLYDTYLNRIETSTDISESQLRSLADSMKIREPQDAVDANMVTGLRYPDEVRDLLREKLGLEEGESEEDDDDINFISVEKYSKAVEARAPDYSRNRVAVIVASGSIVNGEGDMDNIGGDRFAKEIRKAREDDNVKAMVIRINSGGGSALASDKMWREIQLAKQEKPVIASMSDVAASGGYYMAMGCDTIVAHPNTITGSIGIFGAFFNVEGMLDKIGVDTEIVQTGEFADIFSPSKPMSEAERRIIQNGVEQGYETFTSKAAEGRNMTVEQLKKVASGRVWSGTEALERDLVDVLGGLDDAVAIAVAKAGLEEDDYRIKYYPENKDIFQQIMEELGQEVSTQLLKRELGDAFPYVQQFQQVRDWQGIQARMPFMMEIK, from the coding sequence ATGATATTTTTACGAAACGTGTTAGCCACCCTAGTAGGGTTGATCCTCTTCTTCGGATTAATCTTTGCCATTTTTGGCGGAATTATCGCCGCTGCCTCTCAAGAACCTGAAGTAGAGGTAAAAGAAAACTCAGTACTACATCTGAAATTAAACAAGCCCATTGTGGAGCGAAAAATGGACGACCCGTTCAGTGAACTACCTCTTCCAGGCTTTGATGACGGTACTATCGGATTACTACAAATACGCAGTGCCATTCAAGCCGCCAAGGAGGATGAAAGCATCAAAGGCATTTACCTTGATGCCGGTCTTTCGCTCGGTGGCTTTGCTAGTTTAGAAGAAATCCGCAATGATCTGATTGACTTTAAAGAGTCGGGAAAATTTATTCTTTCGTACAGTGATTTTCTCAGCGAACAGGCTTACTACATTGCTTCCGTAGCCGATGAACTATACATTCACCCCGATTGGGGCGGAGTAGAATTTAATGGTTTTATGATGGAAACGGTGTTCATCAAAGAAACCTTAGATAAACTTGGTCTTAAGCCCGAAATCTTCCGGGTGGGGGATTTCAAGAGTGCTATTGAGCCGCTAACTCGCACCAGCATGAGTGATTCTAGCCGGGCACAAACGGTATCTTTTCTCAATTCGCTTTACGACACCTACCTCAACCGTATAGAAACTTCTACCGATATATCCGAAAGTCAGCTTCGTAGCTTGGCTGATTCTATGAAGATACGGGAGCCACAAGATGCCGTAGATGCTAACATGGTAACTGGGCTGCGCTACCCCGACGAAGTGCGCGACCTACTGCGGGAGAAACTTGGTTTGGAAGAAGGAGAAAGTGAAGAGGACGATGATGATATCAACTTTATCTCGGTAGAAAAGTACAGCAAAGCGGTAGAAGCCCGTGCTCCCGATTACTCCCGCAATCGCGTAGCCGTGATTGTCGCTTCGGGCAGCATTGTTAATGGCGAAGGAGACATGGATAACATTGGTGGCGATCGGTTTGCCAAAGAAATTCGCAAAGCCCGCGAAGACGATAATGTGAAAGCCATGGTTATCCGAATTAACTCGGGCGGGGGAAGTGCCCTAGCCTCAGATAAGATGTGGCGGGAGATTCAACTAGCCAAGCAGGAGAAACCTGTGATCGCCTCTATGTCTGACGTAGCGGCTTCGGGTGGGTACTACATGGCAATGGGTTGCGATACTATTGTAGCTCACCCTAATACCATCACCGGATCTATTGGTATTTTTGGTGCGTTTTTCAACGTAGAAGGTATGCTGGATAAGATAGGCGTAGATACCGAGATTGTCCAGACAGGCGAGTTTGCCGACATCTTCTCGCCCTCCAAACCTATGTCAGAGGCCGAACGGCGAATTATTCAAAATGGTGTTGAGCAGGGCTACGAGACCTTTACCAGCAAAGCAGCCGAGGGAAGAAACATGACAGTAGAGCAACTGAAAAAAGTGGCTTCGGGGCGAGTCTGGAGCGGAACAGAGGCTCTGGAACGTGATTTAGTAGACGTACTAGGCGGACTAGATGACGCCGTAGCCATTGCGGTAGCAAAGGCGGGCCTAGAAGAGGATGATTACCGCATAAAGTACTATCCCGAAAACAAAGACATCTTCCAGCAAATTATGGAAGAGTTGGGGCAAGAAGTGAGCACTCAGCTGCTCAAGCGTGAGCTTGGCGATGCCTTCCCCTATGTGCAGCAATTTCAACAAGTACGCGACTGGCAAGGTATCCAAGCCCGCATGCCTTTCATGATGGAGATTAAATAG
- a CDS encoding transposase gives MKIPEREVWFYIHPTQFCCLSCKRCFFGHLNWVVKGKSYTQRQAKRIVEICEKQSSSQVAGTPVGALVGMCPNTVEHLFYQWAEQVIVLPERYAAVKKLGIDEIAHRKGRKDYVCVLTDLERGIQLAMLPNRKKEILMAHFKGLGEKFCHQIKVVSCDIWKTYVQVSQVFFLARYCFDLPQRKRILLSNPTPIIRSERHSR, from the coding sequence TTGAAAATACCGGAGCGTGAAGTTTGGTTCTATATCCACCCCACCCAATTTTGCTGCCTTAGTTGTAAGCGGTGCTTTTTCGGGCATCTCAATTGGGTGGTAAAGGGCAAGTCCTATACCCAACGACAAGCCAAACGGATAGTTGAGATATGTGAAAAACAATCTTCCTCCCAAGTAGCCGGCACTCCGGTGGGTGCTTTAGTAGGTATGTGCCCTAACACCGTAGAACACTTGTTCTACCAGTGGGCCGAACAGGTTATCGTCCTTCCCGAACGGTATGCCGCAGTCAAGAAACTGGGCATCGACGAGATCGCCCACAGGAAAGGAAGAAAGGACTATGTTTGTGTACTAACCGATCTGGAACGGGGCATCCAACTTGCTATGCTACCCAACAGGAAAAAAGAGATTTTGATGGCTCATTTCAAGGGACTCGGTGAGAAGTTTTGCCATCAGATCAAAGTAGTCAGTTGCGATATTTGGAAGACCTATGTCCAGGTGTCGCAGGTATTTTTTTTAGCAAGGTACTGCTTTGATCTACCGCAGCGTAAACGCATTCTCCTCAGTAATCCCACCCCAATCATCCGATCGGAACGGCACAGCAGGTAA
- a CDS encoding sialate O-acetylesterase — protein MLMFRLLLSIGLAYLFITQASAQLSLPHVFSNHMVIQREQPVPVWGKASPKEKITLTFNGETLNAKADQNGKWQVMLPATDAGGPYTIEIKGDSESVSFNDVLVGDVFLCGGQSNMEWRVRQLPYANEVAYTANDTQIRLIKVKHDQALQPKGDILPTEWKVNNEENVREFSAVAYFFAQQLREHLNVPIGLISSNWGGTPAEAWMSAEALSEYPRLHEAVQQLQAEGNTMEKVRESHQTKTSSFFDDVDSKDPGVQENWSSASVDFQNWETLLLPSPFNQPALRRHDGTVWFKRSVILPTEFQGKDLLLNLGTIDDNDQVWINDTKVGGTQGKEQYRRYKVPASAIKEGENTITIRVIDKGGQGGFAIAGKDFYLTPTQQQSVRFPLAGNWHYQRGAGRENYPTQLHHYPSLLYNAMIHPLVPYGLKGAIWYQGETNASRAKEYSKIFPAMIQQWRNDWGSEMPFAFVQLANFMAPVETPQPSNWAELREAQTKALKLPKVGMATIIDIGEADDIHPANKRDVGKRLALAMREIAYGEDVVASGPTFQSAQVEGSKMIVKLDDIGSGLVVKDKYGYLKGFTLAGSDQEFHWAKAEVTGENEVTVYSDAVDDPVAVRYAWANNPDQANLYNEEGLPAVPFRSDDWGGITEENAFTLR, from the coding sequence ATGCTTATGTTTCGTCTACTTCTTTCCATTGGCTTAGCGTATCTATTTATCACTCAGGCTTCAGCGCAACTTTCTCTTCCCCATGTTTTTTCTAACCATATGGTAATTCAGCGCGAGCAGCCAGTACCCGTTTGGGGCAAGGCTAGTCCGAAGGAAAAGATTACACTAACCTTTAATGGTGAGACACTGAACGCTAAAGCTGACCAAAATGGCAAATGGCAGGTAATGCTTCCCGCTACCGACGCGGGTGGGCCTTACACTATTGAGATAAAGGGTGATAGTGAATCGGTTTCTTTTAACGATGTGCTAGTAGGAGATGTGTTTCTCTGTGGCGGTCAGTCAAACATGGAATGGCGGGTACGTCAGTTACCTTATGCTAACGAAGTGGCTTATACAGCTAATGATACTCAAATCCGCCTAATTAAAGTGAAGCACGACCAAGCCTTACAGCCGAAAGGTGATATTCTGCCGACTGAATGGAAAGTGAATAATGAGGAAAATGTGCGGGAGTTTTCAGCCGTAGCCTACTTCTTTGCCCAGCAGCTTCGTGAGCATTTGAATGTACCCATCGGATTGATTAGTTCAAATTGGGGTGGTACCCCCGCTGAGGCTTGGATGAGTGCTGAGGCTCTTAGCGAATATCCACGTTTGCACGAAGCAGTACAGCAGCTGCAAGCTGAAGGAAATACGATGGAGAAAGTTAGGGAGAGTCATCAGACGAAAACCAGCAGCTTCTTTGATGATGTGGACAGTAAAGATCCAGGCGTTCAGGAGAATTGGTCTTCGGCTAGTGTTGATTTTCAGAATTGGGAGACACTACTGCTCCCCAGCCCGTTCAACCAACCCGCTCTTCGTCGTCATGACGGCACCGTTTGGTTTAAGAGGTCAGTGATACTACCTACTGAATTTCAAGGGAAGGATTTGCTGCTTAACCTAGGCACTATTGACGATAACGATCAGGTTTGGATCAACGATACCAAAGTTGGAGGAACTCAGGGTAAAGAGCAGTACCGTCGGTACAAAGTTCCGGCTTCCGCCATTAAAGAAGGTGAAAATACTATTACGATCCGAGTGATTGATAAAGGTGGGCAAGGTGGGTTTGCTATCGCTGGTAAAGATTTCTATCTAACCCCAACCCAGCAGCAGTCGGTGCGTTTTCCGTTAGCCGGAAATTGGCATTACCAACGTGGAGCCGGACGTGAAAACTATCCAACCCAGCTCCATCATTACCCCAGCTTGCTTTACAACGCCATGATTCATCCTCTAGTCCCCTACGGTTTGAAGGGGGCAATCTGGTATCAGGGGGAAACTAATGCCTCTCGGGCGAAGGAATACAGCAAAATCTTTCCGGCTATGATTCAGCAGTGGCGAAACGATTGGGGTAGTGAGATGCCGTTTGCTTTTGTGCAGTTGGCTAATTTTATGGCTCCGGTGGAAACCCCTCAGCCTAGCAACTGGGCTGAGTTGCGAGAAGCACAAACTAAAGCTTTGAAGCTACCCAAAGTAGGCATGGCTACCATTATTGATATTGGCGAAGCCGACGATATTCATCCAGCCAATAAGCGTGATGTGGGTAAGCGATTAGCCTTGGCTATGCGAGAAATTGCTTACGGGGAAGACGTAGTGGCGTCTGGCCCTACTTTCCAATCGGCTCAAGTGGAAGGAAGCAAGATGATTGTGAAGCTAGATGATATTGGTAGTGGCTTGGTAGTAAAAGATAAGTATGGTTACCTAAAAGGTTTTACTTTGGCAGGAAGCGATCAAGAATTTCACTGGGCGAAAGCTGAAGTTACCGGAGAAAATGAAGTAACGGTTTATAGCGATGCTGTTGATGATCCGGTGGCGGTACGCTACGCCTGGGCTAATAATCCCGATCAGGCTAATTTGTACAATGAAGAAGGCTTACCTGCTGTGCCGTTCCGATCGGATGATTGGGGTGGGATTACTGAGGAGAATGCGTTTACGCTGCGGTAG
- a CDS encoding LemA family protein, producing the protein MAQSDQALESYLKKLMDIQYGNREEQQFTQEDLKNIALEAGLTESAWQKSQQKAQQHLQRGTAYLNAQNYDDAANELENAASLMPHDTEANYLAAKAFLFRGNHYNRTTDYDRSEYYINRTLGIAPAHPGAMQLKTELNNKRRVLSNETERKSRSNKFTKWGIIGGLAIVFIAGYFNIYNSMVGLEEKVNSAWAQVENQYQRRADLIPNLVKTVEGAANYERETLNEVVNARAAATSIQVDVDDLGDAAKLAEYAQAQEQLGGSLNRLIAVAEQYPDLRATENFRDLQNQLEGTENRISTERRRFNESVQNYNAKARRFPNNLLGFDTKEYFSTDPANALPPSVNFNE; encoded by the coding sequence ATGGCTCAATCTGATCAAGCTCTGGAGAGCTATCTAAAAAAGCTGATGGATATTCAGTACGGCAACCGAGAGGAGCAACAGTTTACCCAAGAAGACCTTAAAAATATTGCCCTGGAAGCTGGACTTACTGAGTCGGCTTGGCAAAAATCACAACAAAAAGCCCAGCAGCATTTGCAACGGGGTACTGCTTACCTGAACGCTCAAAACTACGATGATGCTGCGAATGAGCTGGAGAATGCTGCATCGCTAATGCCCCACGATACCGAAGCTAACTACCTAGCAGCTAAAGCTTTTCTGTTTCGGGGTAACCACTACAACCGTACGACCGATTACGACCGATCCGAATACTACATTAACCGAACGCTCGGTATTGCCCCCGCCCACCCCGGAGCAATGCAGCTAAAGACCGAGCTTAACAACAAACGGCGGGTACTGAGCAACGAAACTGAGCGAAAAAGCCGAAGTAATAAATTTACTAAGTGGGGTATTATTGGTGGTTTAGCGATTGTGTTCATTGCCGGATACTTCAATATCTACAACAGCATGGTGGGGTTAGAAGAAAAAGTAAATAGTGCCTGGGCGCAGGTAGAAAACCAGTACCAACGCCGGGCCGACCTAATTCCCAATTTGGTGAAGACAGTAGAAGGAGCCGCAAATTATGAGCGGGAAACGCTAAACGAAGTAGTAAATGCCCGGGCAGCAGCTACTTCTATCCAGGTTGATGTAGATGACCTGGGCGATGCCGCAAAACTAGCTGAATACGCCCAGGCTCAGGAACAACTAGGCGGTTCACTCAATCGCCTGATTGCCGTTGCTGAACAGTATCCTGACTTGCGGGCCACTGAAAACTTTCGTGACCTGCAAAACCAATTAGAAGGCACTGAGAACCGTATTTCTACCGAGCGCCGCCGCTTCAATGAGTCTGTACAAAACTACAATGCCAAAGCCCGAAGGTTTCCTAATAACTTGTTGGGGTTTGATACTAAAGAGTACTTTTCTACCGACCCTGCCAATGCCCTACCACCCAGCGTAAACTTTAATGAATGA
- a CDS encoding TPM domain-containing protein, with translation MLTSEDLQKIEAAVQQVEAQTGGEIVPVLAKQSSFYEITLWRVSALFAGVAGIILTILFVTTSLLLFMPPYLWLLIVLVAGLLGMTIAVSSWPFKRWFLSKELMRSRALDQAKNMFYDHNVHLTEPRTGILIYVSFFEHQAVILADVGISELVADDRWAEIVQQLTLGLKQNQTTESICEAITACGKLLDESGVHQPTDDDNLLSDEVRINE, from the coding sequence ATGTTAACTAGTGAAGATTTACAGAAGATAGAAGCTGCCGTACAGCAGGTTGAGGCGCAAACGGGTGGGGAGATTGTGCCGGTATTAGCCAAGCAGTCGTCGTTTTATGAGATTACGCTGTGGCGAGTTAGCGCATTGTTTGCCGGAGTTGCTGGAATCATACTGACTATCTTGTTTGTTACTACCAGTTTGCTACTTTTTATGCCACCCTATCTATGGCTACTTATCGTACTCGTAGCAGGGTTGTTGGGTATGACGATAGCCGTTTCTTCCTGGCCATTTAAACGCTGGTTTCTGAGCAAAGAATTGATGCGGAGTCGAGCGTTAGATCAAGCCAAGAATATGTTTTACGATCATAATGTACATCTCACTGAACCCCGCACCGGAATCTTAATCTACGTTAGTTTCTTTGAGCACCAAGCGGTGATACTGGCCGATGTAGGCATTAGTGAGTTAGTCGCTGATGATCGCTGGGCGGAAATTGTACAGCAGCTTACGCTAGGTTTAAAGCAAAATCAAACTACCGAAAGTATCTGTGAAGCGATAACAGCCTGCGGAAAGCTACTGGACGAGAGCGGAGTACATCAGCCCACCGACGATGATAATTTACTATCCGATGAAGTACGTATTAATGAATAA